The genomic region TTTTAAGACCACAAGTCCCTCACTTTTCGTGGAGTTCAAAGGTACAATCACTTCGCCCCCCAAATTCAGATCGAACTGAAAACTTCAATAATTTGGGATCACCAAACAATCCACAAGTAGCACAAAATTAATCTTTAGCAAAGCACCCAGAAGGGCTCACCCAAACTCAATCTCGAAATATGCCCATCATacaagaaacagaaaagagaacaaaaagaaaaaccaacaaATAAAATCGAAATGGGATAGACCTGGAGAGGTCGGGGAGCTGTATTCTGAGCCGACCCGTTCTGAGTTGAAACAGGCTCTTGCTGAGTTGAAGGGGTGGTGGATACTCCTGAAGCCATGATTGGTGGAATCCTCGAAATGCAGCAACAGCTGTTAAGAACAAAATTCACACCTGAACTTATACCGGTATTCTTGCGAAGGATTTGACAAAATTTATAGGGTTTGAGTACACATGGTTTAAGCATTTCATGAGATGAAGTCCAGATACAATGGCTCGGTTTATAGCGGAAAGAGACGGGATGAATCATGACCTAGTGATATACTACTATATTACCATGTATAGTTACGCTGAAATTGAATTCATTGGAGAGTGATTTGGAAATTGTTGAAGACAAGTCTTGGCTGACGTTCTTTATCGTACAAGTTAGCAGCTACAACGtcataataatcaaataataataataataactggaaacaaaaatattcaataggCTGTTCAAGCCCAACAACCCTTCAGCTGGTTTTAGCCCATCTCCGATATCATCGTGAAGCCCAACAAAAGAACCCTCCTTGTCCATTCTCACTTCAGTAGCACCAACAGACAAGAATTCTCTACCCACGACGTCGTCAAAGACCCcgccctctctctctctctctcaggtGTGcgcttttcttctcttttaacTGCTAGAATGATTTGAACTATTTATTCTTGTGAAAAAAGTCTAGTTTTACTGGATTAATTCCACTGCaaaagaattttgagaaatagtTATTGTCTTAGAATGATTGTGTTAGAAAGGAAGATTCTTTGTGATCCGGAAATGGTTTCTGCATTGCGGTATTTTGGCTTTGTCTGTTCCTCTGAaaagatttcaatttttacatCAATCTTCGTAAGTgatgtattttcttttgttatttcatAGATATGTATTTGTTAACACGAACAGGTTAAATTGGTAGAGTTTTGGTGTGagaacaaagaaagaagagaaatttaGTGATGGCTGGAAAAGAAGAAGTGAAGCAACTCGAGGAATGCTCTGTTTCAAAGTATGTCCTTTGCATGTccttccttttcttgttttcgGTTTTTAGTCTTCTGGTGGGGAAGGGATTTGGAGTTGGATTGAGTGGTTGATTGAGACTCCAATGTAGTTTAAAGGCTGTCTTTGGCTTACCTAACcggtgaaaaatgaaaagattgaTAGCTTGGTATTTAGATTCAATGAACTTGTGGTAACcatattattttagttggaGGTCCCAAGATTATCTAGGATGGAAAAgttttttaatacaatatgACGAAAGAAGTACCAGAGCATCTAAATTATCCTAGTAATTTTAGTAgctttcttatttattttagctTTCAACTTTGGCACCTTACTTGATGCACATGTTTCTTTTAGTTGATTTTCATCCTGCTCTTGCTTCTGCATCACCTGTTTGTTTGATGGGGAGGGAGGTTTGCACTCATCTTGTGTGGAGGATTTTGTAGATGTAGAAATCATAAATTCCTCGAATAAATGCAGCAAGCAGGTTCAAGAATCACTGCACTTTCATAGTGGTTAGAAGTTTTTGCATGTCCATCTCTCACAGTGTGCCAAgagtaaaatgaaaaaaaattgtattgcTATATGTGTTCTTGTTCTTCCGGTCCTCCTTTTCCACTTTGTTTAGGCAATTAAAAAGAGACACGAAGAGGACCTTCCCATTAGTAAATATGAGCATCACAACTTCCTACATGCTTCCACTTGTAGCCAGTGAATCATTACATCTCTTTTCTGTTGATCCCAGATCTTGATCTCTTTTTAAGTATCCAAAAACAAGTGTATGGTTTTTCATATGCCATGTTTAGTAATATTGGGTTGCTCTATCCTGACCTGATGTTTATGTTAATTCTTTCAGTGCTCTGGGCACCTGGGTTTTCTCAGTAGCTGGTGCTTTGATCGCGATTCCTGTGGGAATCAAGCGGAAATCCCTGGCACCCTTAGTATTCTTTGGCACAACTGGCACAATGCTTGATATAATCATGGGCATCAGCGCTTGTGAAAGAGAACACGCAGAACGTCAAATGAAGCTCTTGGAAGCACAAAACGCAGCTTCAGCCGATGCTGTGACTGAATCTTGATAATGTTTGATTCGCCCCACTTAGTTTGAGCCCAATTGTGGGTAACAATCAAGGAACGTTCTTGTGCCTGTCATGAGTTTGTTGTTACTGTAAATTGGAAGTCCAATAATGAATTTGGCTTTTCAGTATAGTTGCTGTCTTTGGTAACTGAGTTTATGGGACAGGTTTGAAATCGAAATATGTCCAAGTTCAGCAGAGCAGTGcatgttttccttttcatgtTTCTAATCAGATTCAATaagttttgaattatgaacaattcctgaaaattttctaatgcCTGACAGATTGATTGTAAGTCTTGGTTATGAGATGTAACTTAGGGCAAAACTATAGGTGTATTTGAGGGTAGTACCAGTGCAATATGCCTAAAAGATATTTTCTGGGTAAATTTTCACTATTGTAAATTGTAACTATAACTACACATTTGAGGGatgtatttgaaattttgcaaGAGTACAaagtgtttgtataattacacctaaTTCCAAAGAATGCAAATCtaatttaccttttcattAAATCTTTTCATCAATGTCATGCCATCACTAATTACCAGAAAATGAGTAAAACTCGAGAATATTTGAcgtaattatatgtacattttCTTTGACTTTAAAAGTTATCTTCAGCAACTTTAAGTTTGTTTTATTccaacaaataagttttttaatattagtgaaaatttactgaatttgtatgatattaataaaaaatgaataaaattcataGTTACATCCCagttgacttattatttatttatagtaggtcaaataaatctttttcggattaatttatccttatacatcttcacatatAAGGAGGTATGTTTTCACCATCGTAAGGATagtttaatccaaaaaaatatgtttgatctaaaataagtttattaataagtcaattaaggacaaaaattaattttcgtttaaattacagaaaatttaagattatattaaatttcaaggaggagtgtgtaattatccaaagaTTTAAGCAGCAATGCATAACGCCATGTAATTTGTATTCGCGATTTTAACATTCCGACAAAGAAAAAGTCGCACAAGCGACTTAGCTATTACCACACGACGTCGTAACATGTGCTGTCATTCTCCCAGATAGATGTATCATGTCTATACTATACTACGATAGAATTTCTTACggaattacaaagaaaaagaaaagaaactccAAAAAGGAGAAATGGAAGAAACACAAACTGCGCGCGGGAATTCAATGGCAGCTCCGGCGATTTTCTTCCTCGTGTTCTCTTTTCACTTCGCCTCCAAATGTCTTGATTCCTACACAAAGAAGGTACTTTCTTATAACTTTTGTTTCGGTTTTTAAATTCTTAGAATTGACCGGGTGAGATCTATTACAGGATTTGTTAATCAGAGTTCGtaatgtctatttttgttaGTTTCCAGAAAGTGGCGATCTTTTCTTGtgctttgtgtgtgtgtgtgttttgggTGACAATAGATATGTTTTTTTGGTATAATGTAGAAAGGATCAATTGATGATGTGGATGCTCAATTGCGAGCGGAGATTAACAAGCTGTTGAAGGAGGCCAGTTCCTTATCACAGTAAGGGTGCTTATATGCGCGTGTCTGtctctttctttgtttctctattttacatgtgtttgtgtgtgtgtgtgcatttACATAAATCCTATCTCTGCATGCAACCGTGTGCAAATTTAGATTCTTAGCGGATTATGAAAATTGACTGagaatttaaattcttcatgAACATTTGTGTGAAATCCATCGGAAAGTATGACACTTCTTTTGGTATTCAATATTGTTGTTCACTTGTTTGTTTTAAAGCATAGCTATAGTTTGATCAAATCATGTTTTCTGTTCTGTAATGGAATACCGTAACAGATAATGCTCACATGCATATATTgatgctttttgttttttaattccCCTCTATGATTTCAACTATTAAAGCACATTGTAGTTCCATTTAGGTTGGGAGGAgtgtttaattttctgttgCTGGCTAGTTTTTGATATTTGCAAGCAGTGGAAATTTATGCCATTAAATTACATGTAGGAGTGGGTTGGTCAATTGATTAGTGAGTATATCAAGTATTCCTCCCACCAATAATGTGAAAGGAATCAATTGAGAGGATTACAGAGTATTCAATTATTGGGAGGCGAATGATTTGATGTTAGTTATTTACATTTACATAAAAGATCTACCTATACCCTGTTCATTTCAGGCCCTCAACATTTGCACAAGCTGCAAAGTTAAAAAGGATGGCCGCAGCAAAGGAGAAGGAACTTGCAAAACGTACGTAATactgcttttttcttttaagtggTTTCCAGTGAATGATTTGTAAATTTGGTGGTTAAGGATTTAGCCTTGTCTGGTTTTCCCTTTTTGATTCTATCACACTTTTTAAGCAGATTTTTCTGTATAAGGAAATTAGCAATGTAAATACATGCAAGAATCTTTAAACCAAGCAATACTTGCTGTGTGAACTGATTGGAAGTGACAGCTCCAGTATCACATTTATATTAGTGGCTTTTGTCTTCTATTTCTGCATCACCGGTTTATTGCCTTTTGGTGTATTTTCAGCTCTCCAGCAGTCTAGCTTTTATACTGTTTAAGAGATATCAGGTTGAGATTTTTCAGATTGCACCATAAGTTTcaagatcattttttttttttttgctcacTTTCATCCTTTGGTTGCTGAAACCTATGACGCTTGCTTTATGGTATTATATCATTGATTATGCTTCACGATGAAGCACTAACTACCTAGTTATCATGCAGATCAGGAAATGCACGACAAAGACATAAAATCTTCATTTGATAAATATGGAAAGCCCTTAATGATATTAAAGGTCATTCCCCATGCACTTCAATGCTTGAGGCATTTCCTTTTTTGACATACGGAAATTCAGTGAAAGTTCACACATCTGTTTATGGTGTAGGTTCTCATGTATGTTCTGCTGACTTTTTGGTTTTGGCGAGCGCCAGTCGCTACAATACCTAGTCAACTTGCGCAACCCTTCGGTATTCTTTTCCTTGTCtgtgattttataattacatttcattCTTCATCTAGTTAGGAGTCTTGATTTCTGAGGCACCGGATATTCATTCACTTCATCAGCTGCCTTGCTATGCTTCaagtttacattaattgacaattaaataaacacCTGAATACGTGATAGTTCCCATGAGCTTTGGAGTAGGAGGGCTAGTGTTATGAATATTGTTTGGTGTTGAAAAGGTATCAAAGCTAGTCCTCTTTTCTGCAGGTAAGATGTTGTCTTGGACAGCAGGTCCATCTATAAAGGACAATGTTAAGGTAACACAACTGAAAAATccaaatttcatttatttgtctATTTGAAAGTAGATTCTGATTTATTACGGCTTCTCAAGGTTGAGAGAGACGATGTTCTAAGAATTGCCTAATCCTCCTTTTGATGTGTGATGAGATTGAacagataaatattttagcacTGAAGCTTCCCAAATGCTTGATTTTGAtctcctttatttttcttctttttccttaaaaCATTGTTGACGACTTGTAAACATGtggaacaaaaattactaCCAGTTCGCTCGGTGATGATTTATCCACGCAATGCAGGTTGGGATCATTCCATGGATGGTAATTTCCTTCAGAGTTAGCAAGCTTATCTGCAGGAAGATGTTGAAGTTTAAGTAAACTACTGTTGAGAGAGATTTTGGTTAGCCTCTTGCCTTTCCATTTGTTCTTCTGTAATCATttgtatttcaatttctatCAACATGTACACATCTAGTTCAGTCCAGTCTAGTCTGATCTATAGTTAAAACAACGCCTTCGTGTCTTCGTAAAAATTTATCCTCCGGTTGAAACGACACTGTCTTTGTCCAATAAACAATCAGTTTCgctaattattatcaataaatcTTGATCCACATGTCATTACAATTAAGCCGACTGAGTTACATTTTAGTCTGTCCACCATCGGATGTGAGAAACCCTATTATAAAGTGGGGCAGTTTACCTCCGTTTCATTCAGTCGTATGCTTTTGTGGAGCAAATTTCTCCCCAACTAGGGCCCAAGATACTTTTGAAGTAGCAATTAtcacaagaacaagaaatggCAAAAACCTGGCCAGAATATGGCCATATTCAATTGATTAAACACCATGGACCTCAACACAATCCAATCACTAACTGATAAAATAAGCATCTCATTTCTTCATCAAAGTTCACACAGATCGCATAAAGCAAGCCCAAGACTCTCCCCAATGCAAGATTAATGCAGTTCAGAGCCTTCAGGCCGCTCTAGGACAAACTCAGCGGAAAAAGGCACAAATAAATGTCTTTCGGTTACTTTATAGAGCCTTATCCCACACCTGTGGTCTGAACAGAATGCAAAGTCCAAGTAAACATGTCTTTTCGTCCTAAATCAGCAAATTACACTGCCACCAGGATTTGGCGGAAACCTATTGCCATAAGACAATAGATGACTCTCTAAACATCCAAAGACAAAAATTGTGGGCTACAGTTAAACAGAAAGTTGGAAGTCTAAGAACATGAACTATGGCTTCCGGGATCAGTTATCAGCATTGATAGCAGAATCAACAAGTTAAGCGGGATGAAGTGGCCAACAAAAACAGCCCCTTACCTCCCATAAGCAGCTTATAACTAAAAACAGCCACTCCACATCAGATTAGGTGCAAAAACCCCTATATACACCTTATATCAGATAATTTTCCACCCAACAACATAAACCTTATAAACCATGATATAACTATCCCACAGTTCTCAAAGCCTCTACTTAATCTACAAATTACTACTATTATCTACAGCTGACCCATGCTTGCGGTAAGACCATTTGTTACTGCCCCATGCAGATAAATCCACCCTGCGATTACTGCAAATATGAACCAACATACAGCCTGGCCACGATATCAAGAGGTCCATCATCTCCGCCGACAGCATGCAGAGCAACCGGAATCGTTGATAGGAGGTTCACAGTGAGTGGAAAAAAAGCAGGTTCATTGTTCATTATTTCTGATATACCCAGACATCTTTGGGACTCACCATTCTCTCCCCCAATATGTTCGGAGAAGTTCATTTCTAGCTCCAGATCAGCTGGATTAACGATCAAAGCAACTTCTTCAAGTGTCCTGCACTTGCCTGGGCTACTTCTCCTGCTTGACTGTTTATGGGTAGACTGACTGAGCACCAGCGTTGACGTTGTGTCAAGCCACTCCACTGTTAGGCCTTCCACTTCATCATAGTATACACGCCGCTCAATCTACAGAAAGATAGTTAGTGAATACGAGCGAGATACACCTTTGAGTGAAACAGACAACTTCCTTATGTACTTGTCTAACAACTTCAACATTAAGAGATTGGAAAAGTAAAGCAGACACTTACAGCCAATTTGGGAATGTATATAGACATAAACTTTGGTCCAAGACCCAAAACTCTGGCCTCCGAATATAGTATCTGCAAAATTAAATGTCAATTTCCAAATGCAATGAAATTTGTAAACTCAACTAACCTCTTTAGTAAGTattaagtttgtataaaagtggagaaagaaaattagTTGCTAAGTTCGAAAAGTGATAGAAGATGCACCTCTTTCTTTTTGAGTAGGACCCACATATAGAGCTTATCAGTTGCATCCTTCACATGTCTGGTGGCCAGCTTCTTCTCATTACAATGAGCAGCCACATCAGCAAGAATTTCAGCACCCGGAACCCTATGCTTTGATGCAGCAGTGGATAAAGCTTCTTGAGCTTCAATTGATTCTACTTCAACTTTGTCAAAACACGTGCCAGTAAAGCATCTGTTTGATGTTTCCTTTTCTGTTATCTTTCCTTGCTTTCTTTTACCcttcaagtaaatattttcagCTTCTATAGCAGCAGCCAATGTGCGATGTACAACAATATCAGGATATCGGCGTAGAGGAGAAGTGAAGTGTGTGTAGAGAGGAACAGCCAGTGCATAGTGGCTGCAATCACTGATGTCCTTCATATCTCCACTGCAAAAGTATGACGCCAGCTGCATTGGCCTTGCAGCATAAGACATCAGGATATTAAACAAGACAGAGTCATTCTTAAGCTCACCCCTGACATGCTCCAATGAATGATGGAGGTGGGCAGAAGAAGAGATGTCCATCTTTAGACCATGTTTGTTACAAAAAGTTTCAAAGTCTCTAAGTTTACACACATTAGGTTCAGGGTGCCTTCTCAGTAGTGCACAGGATGGATAAGCTCTAGTTATCACTTCTGCAGCTGTCCGATTGGCCAACAGCATGAACTCCTCAACAAGGAAATTTGAATCCCTCCGTCCAGAGAGTACACTATCATATGGCATGCCTTCTTCATCGAATAAGAAAACTACTTTTGGGCTTTCAAGTGACAGAGCGCCGCCCTTAAACCTATTTTCCCGCAATTTTTTTGAGATTTCATTAAGGAATTTCACAGATTTAACTACATCACACCATTCAGAGTGGCCATATAATTTAGGCCAATGCTCGATGCTTTGACTAGAATCCTGAAGATCAAATGCTTCATCAATAATCTCCTGAGCATGCTCGTAAGAGAGCTTGCTACATGACCGTATGATAGTACGCCCAATCCAACGGTCTAGAACTTCACCGCCTGAATTGATGTCccaaaatatagaaaaggCAAGCCTATCATCTCCAGGATTAAGTGATGCTAAATTATCCGAAAGCAATGAGGGCAGCATTGGCAATTTACACCGCGATAGGTAAACACTGGTTGAACGAATTTGGGCATCAATGTCAAGAGCTGTATCAGGAAGAACAAAGAACGAGACATCAGCTATGTGTACCCCCACCCTAAAAACACCATCTGACAACCTTTCTACTGACAATGCATCATCAAGATCACTAGCATTGGCTGGGTCTATGGTGAAAATACACAAGTTTCTTAAATCCCTTCTACTTTGTAATTCTTCTTGGGGTATTTCCCAAGGGATGGGCGGAAGGCAAGAAAGCACTTCCGGAGAAAATTCAGAAGCATCAATtgcattttcaaataaaattgcagCAAGCTGTGCTTCAACATCACTGCCTCTtccaaaaatttgaataacaCAAGCATCAGGAATATAACATTCTTCAGCCCAATCAATTATTCTGGCAGCAACTAGATCAGACTCAATTGTTGAATCACCAGCTTCCAAACGTTTCTTGATGCTTGCCGGCAATTTTCTCACGGGAACCATCATTTTGGTAAACTTGGGATCAGTTGgtgttaataaaatatatccatGATCAGACTGATGTTTGTTCTTCCTGGAGTTCTTTTTCCTGCTCTCTCTACTGTTGATCCACTGCTTCACACTCAGAAAACCAACAACATTATCCCGCCGAGGCGATCTTCCAACAACAGCCACAACTCTACCAGTTGGTCGTTTTGACGGATATAAACTTATTAAGGTGCATAACTTTTCCAATGAACTCATTGAGTCATAGGCGTCCCCAGAAAATGGACTTGCATAATCAGATATAGATGGTTGACAACCATTATCCAACACTCCGTTCGCACAACTATTATCTGACATTGCTCCACAAGATGACTCATCATTGTTATGAGCCCCATTCTCGGGAAAAACCATGTTATCACTGGAAAAGACATATTCACAGTCCAGGTCTAATTTGCTTTTTCCCCTGGAACAATCTTGGACATGTGTGGGACCTTCATGAGGATTACTGCGGGATTCAGAATTACTCACAGTTTCGTTTGACCCTTTCATTCTCGGCCACAGCGACGGAGAATCAATGACAATGGCAACTGTGTCTCCTTCAATCTGCAGCAaactgaaattatgaaatGGAGGCACAACTCCAAATAGTTTAAGCAATGCAAAAACAGGCATCAAACTAACAAGTAGAATATATATCATCTCTGTAATACAGtgcagaaaatatttttaaaaagaagggGAAAAGAATCTTAATTCCGGGACATAATCTATATCCATGAACATAAAGTGAAAATGTCGAACACGGAAGTCATAGTTTTCCACTTTGtcataaaatgcaattttctagaaaaaggAGAGGGGGAGGGGGGTAATGGAAAGAACAAAACCCATCCTTGATGAcactaataaataagtaatcaAAAAGGGGAAAACTTACAGCTCTATTTTGCGCTACCAATCCGCTAATTAGAACATCAGTTTGGACTCCGTCGATTTTGCAGTAAGCCTAAAATCAAAGATCTTGAGAGCTCACATTTAATGAACAAACGCACATGGCCAAAATGAATGAGAAGTGAACAAGTTAGTAGGACAAACCTCAAGTCTGTTATGAGCATTGACATGAAATAATGCTCTCAATAACTCACCTTTCTGCATAAGAAAAACGAATATTATTAAGGAAAAGATAATATCATCATGAAACTTAACTCCACGAGCATCCAGATGTTTGAACTTAAGCGGACCTCTAATGCTTTACTAACAGCTTCTGCAGACCAGTGAGGAGGATAACATTTTCGCCGAGGATAACAATCAACAGGCCTGGCAATCAACACAGGTCCAACAGGCTCTTCGCTGACAGCTGATTCAGGAACTGACTTGGACAATATCACTTCCTTAATCTCATGGGGAACAGAATGCTGATTCTGCATATTTCCATCTGCAGTTTGCTCTTTTGCATGCATCGAGGGTATAGAAATCAAACCTGCATCGTACTCTTTTGGCAGTTGATGATGCCCATTTGACGTCACATGACGTGACAAGGTGTTGTACACTTTCGGCGATTGATCGTGTCCATTTGGCACCACATGATGCGATGAGGTGTTACCTCCGAGCAAACTTGATGCATCCATACACACTTCACTCAGAGAACTACAAGCTGCGCAAAGAACAAGTATTAGAAACATCAGAGTCAGCCCAAAAAAGTAAGCAACAAGAGATATTAATAAGATCTAAAAGCAAAACGAGAGGTTAACAAGAAATCCATAAGCACCGCCAATATCATCTCCgcaatattcaatattaaagATTTCAAAACACTCTGCTAACTTCCCTGCAAAATACCATAGTTCCATTAAAACGTACAGCAGCTAATTGCGGCACAAAAATGGTCTTGTAAACTATCATTAGATGTCGCAACTCCAAATAGAAGAAATCAACAACCAAAATGCAGTTTCACCTATTTCTTAGATTAATCTCAAAACAGTAAATCAGAAGGACAACAAAATACGTATCAACGGAATCCTAGATGGTTAGAATTCCGACACTTTTATACCCTAGCCTCCATTTTTCCTAACAATCTAAAACCCCCGGCTACGAATACCTGAAAGAATTTTATTACGGAAAAATCCTCTTCTCCAAATGGAACGAATTTCGTGGTTTATAGCATAAAAATCTGTAagtgaaaacaaagaaataggCGAAATAGCCaggataaagaaaaatattacctGAGGAAGTTTGTTTGGATTTTCTCGAGCGAcgcttctttttcttattatctTTAAAATCATTCTCAACAAAAATCTCTTCAGTATGAGTAGAACCCCTGCTTGATTCAACAATTAAAACCcccataatttcaaataaaacaatataaaaagttaGATCAAATCGCAGAAAAGGAAAGCGCGACGAGGGATCTTCCGTTTCAGACAAAAAAATTCACGGAAGAACccgagaaaaagagaaaagagaaatgaaaagaggTTAAGGAAACAAAGGAGAAGGGTAAGGTATGAGTACGTAGATGTTGTAGAGAAATATAGATGATGGATAGATGTATCTATGTGTATGTATAAcagtagagagagaaaaaggaggaagGTGGTGggtgatgagagagaaagaaagagagagagagggacgTAATAATTGGTCGGCGAAGGGAAGAGGCGCcgacttttctatttttctattccttttgtcttccctttttcctttgtgtttcttttcttcttcttcttctgctgctgctgctgctgctgtttgctcatttcctttctttttcttattcttttcatttttatttttttttcggtcTGGATTTTGTTCCTTGGATATAAGATTTTTCGCCTAAATGCTCatggaaaataataattgtttttggtGTGGTGTAGAATACAACAACAAAACCAACtgaatcatatatatatttcatttcatttttaattaataatttcaatttacatTCAAATACTTATGGATTTAATGCTTTTATTTTGGTAGCATGTAAAAATGTAATGCAATtggaatttcattaattatgagTTAAAATGGTAATTTACTTGGTCTACATCTTTGTTCAAATTCAAGTTAAAGATAACAACTGGTATGGATTTTGAAATTCGAAATTGTTCACTTGCTAGTAATCAGTTATGTGGTactttatgtgtaatttatctcttttctTAGTGGTAtgaaatctttctttttcttttttgcataCATTCATCATTGTGAAATGTTTGATTTAAACTATAACTAAGAATAAGAGCATCACTATGATCCCAATTAGATGTAGAAATGGAAGAATATCAAACATTGGCAGTAATCAAATTAGAATCTACAAAGACTACAATTATGAAGAATTTGTCTTGTGGGATCAAAACGGGGAATAATAAGACGAAGAGGAAGAAACCAATGAATGTGAGAGCTGTTTGGAATCATTGGTTTCGAATTATTAAATTGGGACAAGAATTCGGGGATAATAATGAAATGAGAAACAGGATGAGGAGTGATTCAAGTTCTCAAGGAACAAGAGGAATTAGGGACAAAGAATATTCTTATGTACATGGCCAAAATTGCCTGCCTTGCCATATTCAACTCTTCACACTCTCACTTAATCATGTTGcagtttggttttatttgcaaaaaataaactggaaaattacaacaataatcggaacaaaataaaatgttagttTAACCAGGCAGCCCATCAAAACTGAGTCTTACAATCCCAGAGAAATTTCTAATACAAGCTTCACACTGGGATCCCCAGGAGCAACATACTGTAAACTAATATACCGAACCTTTTCTACCTCAAGTCATGGCCGTTGGGGGAAATGCGTTCTTTGAACATGGATTCAACAAAAGCAAGCAGGGCAAGGGTTTAGATTTCCGTGGTATGGCCTCTGGCGTCATTAACAAAACTATGATCATAGGTCTGGTATTCAAAATCACGATCCTCATCTTCCATTGTTGTTCCGTAAATAAATTGTTTGGTCCCCATTGTGGTGAAAGGCATTAACCCAAATGCTCGGGCAGTCTTGATCTCAC from Sesamum indicum cultivar Zhongzhi No. 13 linkage group LG3, S_indicum_v1.0, whole genome shotgun sequence harbors:
- the LOC105159487 gene encoding DIS3-like exonuclease 2 — encoded protein: MGVLIVESSRGSTHTEEIFVENDFKDNKKKKRRSRKSKQTSSACSSLSEVCMDASSLLGGNTSSHHVVPNGHDQSPKVYNTLSRHVTSNGHHQLPKEYDAGLISIPSMHAKEQTADGNMQNQHSVPHEIKEVILSKSVPESAVSEEPVGPVLIARPVDCYPRRKCYPPHWSAEAVSKALEKGELLRALFHVNAHNRLEAYCKIDGVQTDVLISGLVAQNRAIEGDTVAIVIDSPSLWPRMKGSNETVSNSESRSNPHEGPTHVQDCSRGKSKLDLDCEYVFSSDNMVFPENGAHNNDESSCGAMSDNSCANGVLDNGCQPSISDYASPFSGDAYDSMSSLEKLCTLISLYPSKRPTGRVVAVVGRSPRRDNVVGFLSVKQWINSRESRKKNSRKNKHQSDHGYILLTPTDPKFTKMMVPVRKLPASIKKRLEAGDSTIESDLVAARIIDWAEECYIPDACVIQIFGRGSDVEAQLAAILFENAIDASEFSPEVLSCLPPIPWEIPQEELQSRRDLRNLCIFTIDPANASDLDDALSVERLSDGVFRVGVHIADVSFFVLPDTALDIDAQIRSTSVYLSRCKLPMLPSLLSDNLASLNPGDDRLAFSIFWDINSGGEVLDRWIGRTIIRSCSKLSYEHAQEIIDEAFDLQDSSQSIEHWPKLYGHSEWCDVVKSVKFLNEISKKLRENRFKGGALSLESPKVVFLFDEEGMPYDSVLSGRRDSNFLVEEFMLLANRTAAEVITRAYPSCALLRRHPEPNVCKLRDFETFCNKHGLKMDISSSAHLHHSLEHVRGELKNDSVLFNILMSYAARPMQLASYFCSGDMKDISDCSHYALAVPLYTHFTSPLRRYPDIVVHRTLAAAIEAENIYLKGKRKQGKITEKETSNRCFTGTCFDKVEVESIEAQEALSTAASKHRVPGAEILADVAAHCNEKKLATRHVKDATDKLYMWVLLKKKEILYSEARVLGLGPKFMSIYIPKLAIERRVYYDEVEGLTVEWLDTTSTLVLSQSTHKQSSRRSSPGKCRTLEEVALIVNPADLELEMNFSEHIGGENGESQRCLGISEIMNNEPAFFPLTVNLLSTIPVALHAVGGDDGPLDIVARLYVGSYLQ
- the LOC105159486 gene encoding uncharacterized protein LOC105159486 isoform X2 → MEETQTARGNSMAAPAIFFLVFSFHFASKCLDSYTKKKGSIDDVDAQLRAEINKLLKEASSLSQPSTFAQAAKLKRMAAAKEKELAKHQEMHDKDIKSSFDKYGKPLMILKVLMYVLLTFWFWRAPVATIPSQLAQPFGWDHSMDGNFLQS
- the LOC105159485 gene encoding uncharacterized protein LOC105159485: MAGKEEVKQLEECSVSNALGTWVFSVAGALIAIPVGIKRKSLAPLVFFGTTGTMLDIIMGISACEREHAERQMKLLEAQNAASADAVTES
- the LOC105159486 gene encoding uncharacterized protein LOC105159486 isoform X1, whose translation is MEETQTARGNSMAAPAIFFLVFSFHFASKCLDSYTKKKGSIDDVDAQLRAEINKLLKEASSLSQPSTFAQAAKLKRMAAAKEKELAKHQEMHDKDIKSSFDKYGKPLMILKVLMYVLLTFWFWRAPVATIPSQLAQPFGKMLSWTAGPSIKDNVKVGIIPWMVISFRVSKLICRKMLKFK